The following proteins come from a genomic window of Flavobacterium crocinum:
- a CDS encoding response regulator, whose translation MNTERYNLLLADDDDDDCLFFKEALDETSINASLSIVHDGVQLMDYLKTNTSNNFPDVLFLDLNMPRKNGLECLAEIKADEKLKKLPVIIFSTSLDSEIVNNLYKNGASYYIRKPGEFSKLKKVIEIALTTASENNFKQPERAHFILQP comes from the coding sequence ATGAATACAGAGCGCTATAATCTTTTACTCGCTGATGACGATGATGATGACTGCCTTTTCTTTAAAGAAGCTCTTGACGAAACGTCAATTAATGCATCTCTTTCTATAGTTCATGACGGAGTACAATTGATGGATTACTTAAAAACCAACACCTCAAATAATTTTCCTGATGTACTTTTCCTTGATTTAAACATGCCCAGAAAAAATGGATTAGAATGTTTGGCAGAAATAAAAGCAGATGAAAAACTAAAAAAACTGCCTGTCATTATTTTTTCTACTTCATTGGACAGCGAAATTGTAAACAACTTATATAAAAATGGGGCTTCGTATTATATTCGAAAACCAGGTGAATTTTCTAAATTGAAAAAGGTAATCGAAATTGCCCTGACGACGGCATCTGAAAATAATTTCAAACAGCCTGAAAGAGCTCATTTCATTCTGCAACCCTAA
- a CDS encoding glycosyltransferase, whose protein sequence is MESETFISEQFYSNGSTAISGKSVNSSIFGTKEKSTKIHVERPTSPFGLAVLIGTFVLMLAGVYAVYLLQDDFEQFHFERIASTWGLPFLIITTILFFYQTGVFLYSSYLYLRYKPIESVSDDLLPTCTIIVPAYNEGKLVWDTLLSLADSDYPAEKLQLLAIDDGSKDDTWYWMQEAKAKLGDRVTIFQQPKNQGKRQALYRGFKLGTGEIFVTVDSDSIVKKDTLRNLVSPFVVNKNCGAVAGNVQVLNNKSAILPKMLNVSFVMSFEFQRSAESELGSVLCTPGALAGYRRDAVFNCLPEWINQTFMGEPSDIGEDRALTNMILKQGFEVKFQRNAVVLTNVPEEYKGLYKMFIRWARSNVRENLMMAKYVFKDFRKGSKFGARMLFANQFFKIAMTYPFILFMFYFIAVHPILFISSTFLAILIFSSFSMLFYAKRYNLAESFWAYSYSVFYTFSLFWIAPYAIATANKKGWLTRGL, encoded by the coding sequence ATGGAAAGCGAAACATTTATCTCAGAACAATTTTATTCGAACGGTAGTACAGCTATCAGCGGAAAATCAGTAAACAGTTCTATTTTTGGAACTAAAGAAAAATCAACAAAAATACACGTAGAAAGACCAACAAGTCCGTTTGGATTAGCCGTTCTTATTGGGACTTTTGTCCTAATGCTGGCAGGAGTATATGCGGTATATCTATTACAAGATGATTTCGAACAATTTCATTTTGAAAGAATCGCATCTACTTGGGGATTACCATTTTTAATTATCACGACTATTTTATTCTTTTATCAAACAGGAGTTTTCCTTTACAGCTCTTATTTGTATTTAAGATACAAACCAATCGAGTCTGTATCAGACGATTTATTGCCGACTTGTACGATTATCGTTCCGGCTTACAACGAAGGAAAACTGGTTTGGGATACTTTATTAAGTCTTGCAGACAGCGATTATCCGGCAGAAAAATTACAGCTTTTAGCGATTGACGATGGAAGTAAAGATGATACCTGGTATTGGATGCAGGAAGCAAAAGCAAAATTAGGTGATCGTGTAACGATTTTCCAACAACCAAAAAATCAAGGAAAACGTCAGGCTTTGTATAGAGGTTTTAAACTGGGAACAGGAGAAATCTTCGTAACAGTTGACAGTGATTCTATTGTGAAAAAAGATACTTTAAGAAACCTAGTTAGTCCGTTTGTGGTAAACAAAAACTGCGGTGCTGTTGCAGGAAACGTTCAGGTTTTAAACAACAAATCGGCTATTTTACCAAAAATGCTGAATGTAAGTTTTGTAATGAGTTTTGAATTCCAACGTTCTGCAGAAAGCGAATTAGGATCTGTGTTATGTACTCCGGGAGCTTTGGCAGGATACAGAAGAGATGCCGTATTCAACTGTCTTCCAGAATGGATCAACCAGACTTTTATGGGCGAACCATCAGATATTGGAGAAGATCGTGCTTTGACTAATATGATTTTGAAACAAGGTTTTGAAGTTAAATTTCAAAGAAATGCAGTCGTTTTAACAAACGTTCCTGAAGAATACAAAGGATTGTATAAAATGTTCATCAGATGGGCGAGAAGTAATGTTCGTGAAAACCTGATGATGGCAAAATATGTTTTCAAAGATTTTAGAAAAGGATCAAAATTTGGAGCAAGGATGCTTTTTGCAAATCAGTTCTTTAAAATCGCAATGACCTATCCTTTTATCTTGTTTATGTTCTATTTTATTGCAGTTCACCCAATATTATTTATCAGTTCGACATTCTTAGCCATTTTGATTTTCTCAAGCTTTTCAATGTTGTTCTATGCAAAAAGATACAATTTGGCTGAATCTTTCTGGGCGTATTCCTACAGTGTTTTCTATACTTTCAGTTTATTCTGGATTGCGCCTTATGCCATTGCAACAGCAAACAAAAAAGGCTGGTTGACAAGAGGCTTATAA
- a CDS encoding DUF2024 family protein, with amino-acid sequence MKIAVWDTYVTRKDGKIMHFDILVDENLNDANQVYEYGKKYLKSVAQEGQTLSSKECRFCHIDKAPIEVENQIRENGFSIIEMENCN; translated from the coding sequence ATGAAAATAGCGGTTTGGGATACTTATGTAACCCGTAAAGACGGAAAAATAATGCACTTTGATATTTTGGTAGATGAAAATCTGAATGATGCCAATCAAGTGTACGAATACGGAAAAAAATACCTAAAAAGTGTAGCACAGGAAGGACAGACTTTATCGTCTAAAGAATGCCGTTTCTGCCACATTGATAAAGCACCGATTGAGGTTGAAAACCAAATTCGAGAAAATGGGTTTTCTATTATTGAAATGGAAAACTGTAATTAA
- a CDS encoding AAA family ATPase codes for MNLNDLTVNDTEKIALDDLFFSNENKAALLQIIKEHQYIEELKKYNLKVDNKILLHGSSGCGKTTTAKAIAHTLNKKIIIVNLSTIIDSRIGETSKNLKAIFDKAIRERAVLFLDEFDQIGKSRDSDDKDVGEMRRLVNTIIQLFDYFPVDSLLICATNHYEIIDSALLRRFQLRLKYEMPADDQLNVYYDKILSGFPSEYQNIQRNYGVSYAEALDYIHTTMKKQIIASLESR; via the coding sequence ATGAACCTGAATGATCTTACCGTAAACGATACTGAAAAAATTGCTTTAGATGATTTATTCTTTAGCAATGAAAATAAAGCTGCTTTGTTACAGATTATCAAAGAACACCAATATATCGAAGAACTTAAAAAGTATAATCTTAAAGTTGACAATAAAATTCTATTGCACGGAAGTTCCGGCTGTGGGAAAACGACAACCGCAAAAGCAATTGCTCATACATTAAATAAAAAAATCATTATTGTCAACCTCAGCACCATAATCGATTCCAGAATTGGTGAAACTTCTAAAAACTTAAAAGCGATTTTTGATAAAGCCATTCGCGAAAGAGCGGTTTTATTTTTAGATGAGTTTGATCAAATTGGAAAAAGCCGTGACAGCGACGATAAAGATGTTGGAGAAATGCGCCGTTTGGTCAATACCATCATTCAGCTTTTTGATTATTTCCCTGTTGACAGTTTATTGATTTGTGCTACCAATCATTACGAAATTATTGACAGCGCTTTGCTTCGAAGATTCCAGCTTCGCTTAAAATACGAAATGCCTGCAGACGATCAGCTGAATGTTTATTATGATAAAATTTTGAGCGGATTTCCATCAGAATATCAAAACATCCAAAGAAATTATGGCGTTTCTTATGCAGAAGCTTTGGATTACATTCATACTACAATGAAAAAGCAGATTATTGCATCATTAGAATCCAGATAA